The following are from one region of the Dreissena polymorpha isolate Duluth1 chromosome 2, UMN_Dpol_1.0, whole genome shotgun sequence genome:
- the LOC127869632 gene encoding peroxiredoxin-like 2A: MASCELTLGRTITQMLDVILGLMGAAGFVAGLVIICNLAPRFVPKAQSATLGYLAEAKLQTLDGKETIFTEAQGLSTLLPEMEARGVRLHAVVHQKFGASEFKPFLQGGEVYLDLERKFYGPQERWMNIPGIFTFQTLALVIKQIYMGTPGNFRGEGRLLGGLFVIGPGDQGIIFQHQEYPIGGRSDIERAREATQKVTSNHSTGDMLFKINVNDM, encoded by the exons ATGGCCAGTTGCGAACTGACACTTGGACGTACCATCACGCAA ATGCTTGACGTAATTCTTGGTCTCATGGGGGCCGCGGGGTTTGTGGCAGGCCTGGTTATTATTTGTAACCTCGCCCCAAGGTTCGTACCTAAGGCTCAGTCAGCAACTTTAGGATATCTCGCAGAAGCTAAACTTCAGACGCTTGATGGAAAGGAAACAATTTTTACG GAGGCCCAGGGACTTTCAACTCTGTTGCCAGAGATGGAGGCTCGAGGCGTCCGCCTACACGCAGTGGTCCACCAAAAATTTGGAGCCAGTGAATTTAAACCTTTTCTCCAAGGAGGAGAGGTTTATTTGGATCTTGag CGCAAGTTTTATGGGCCACAAGAAAGGTGGATGAATATTCCTGGCATTTTCACTTTTCAAACACTTGCACTTGTCATCAAACAGATCTACATGGGAACACCAGGAAACTTCAGAGGCGAGGGAAGATTACTTGGAG GATTATTCGTTATTGGACCAGGTGACCAAGGAATAATTTTTCAACATCAAGAGTATCCAATCGGAGGTCGTTCTGACATCGAACGTGCTCGGGAAGCGACCCAGAAAGTTACTAGTAATCATTCAACTGGTGACATGCTTTTTAAGATCAATGTTAATGACATGTAG